Sequence from the Pyrobaculum neutrophilum V24Sta genome:
CTGACCTCGCCGCCTAGGATCTCAATCGCGGCGCTCTCCGTGGAAACTATGGCGTAGTCGAACCCGTGGGCGCCGAGCGCTAGATGCCACAGGGAACCGCCGCGTTTGGCCACCACGACCCCGTCTCTCCTCAGCTCGACGTACGTCTCCCCATCCCATGTGGAGCACCTCACGCCGTTCTCCACCTCTCTACAACAGCCGCCGTTGGGCGACACGCAGCCAACCGCCGCAGATCCGCGGAGAGATCTCTCCACCTCTCTGGAGAGGTCCACCTCGACTCTCTCCACCCCGCCGTTGTACACATACGCCTCGGCGAAGTCGCCGCGGTTGGCCAAAGCCCTAAGGCCGTAGTATACCATAGACCAAAGCTCCACGGAGCCCCCGAAGCTGTATATCGCGAAGAGACCCGCCGACATGTCACCCCTTGAGCCAGCTCTTCAGGCTAAGCCAGAGCTTAAGGCCTCCGACCCCGCCTCTGGAGATATCCCTATCCACGGCCCTCTCGGGATGCGGCATTAGGCCGAGGACGTTGCCCTTGCTCACCCCGGCGGTGGCGTCGTGAGACCCGTTGGGGTTCTCCACGTATCTAAAGGCTTGGGTGTAGGGCCCCGACGGTATGTACCTACCCTCGCCGTGTGCGATGGGCATATACACCACCTCCCCCGGCTCGTACAGATGGGTGAAGGGAGTTTTCACGTCTACCACGGCCACCTGTATCCACCTTGATATGAAGCCGGGAGGCTCGTTGGGAGCCAGCGCCCCTGGGAGAAGACCGGTCTCGACCAGTATTTGGAAGCCGTTGCATATGCCCAACACGGGGGTCCCCCCCTCCGCATCTCTCCTCAGGTGCTCCATCGCCTCCGTCTGCGCCGCTATGGCCCCCGCCCTTAGGTAGTCCCCGTAGCTGAAGCCGCCGGCCAGCACCACCGCGTCGTATCTCCCCGCGGCGTAGTCCCTATACCACACTATCTCCCCCCTCAAGCCTGCCAGCTCCAGAGCCCTTAACACGTCGTAGTCGCCGTTGGTTCCCGGGAACTTCAAAACAGCCACCTTATGCATGTTCCACCTTAACCACCTCCACCACGTGGACGTTGGGGTTGCCCAGGCGCAGATCCCACGCCAGTTTCAAGGCCCTCTCCCCCGCCTCCTCCGGCGTTGCGGCCTCCACGGCGACTATCAAGCACTTCCCCGCCCTCACCTCCGCGCTGACGCCACGCCGTTCGAAGATCTCCCTCTGAATGGCCTCGCCCTCGGGGTCTCTGATGCCCCGCTTGTAGGCTATGTTTAAGTAGACGAGGTACCTCATAGCTTGTACTCCCTCAGCCCTACCCCAGGCTCCCACACCACCACCCTCCCGCCGAGCCCCCTCTCCCTCCTCCACCTGTAGACCGCTCTCACCTTCTCCGCCTTAGCCGCCATGGAGGACATGTACTCAGGCGAGCCGATGTCGCGGCGGTAGTAGACGCCGTCTCCCCCCACGGCCGACATACACCTCTCGGATCTCTGGTATGCCTCCTCTGCGGTCCTCCCCGGCGCGAGGATCTCCAGCGCCCGGGAGCCGAGCGTAACGTAGGCGCCGTCTCTCTCCTCGACGGACGAGAAGAAGACGAGGCACCCCTCCCTCTTGATCACGTCCCAGTCGACGTATATCCTCCTCCCCCTGGCCACGTCTCTTCTGTGCGGATAGCCCAGGGGGGCTAGGGCTTTAACTACGGTGTGCTCCTCCCTAAACCTCCTCTCGGCCTTGTGGAGCTTGCCGTCGGCGGCTAGGCTAAACAGCGTGTAGGCGTCCCCCCCGTAGAGGTATAGGGCGTTGAGCGCCTCGGGGTCCCCCAGCCTGCTGTAGTACTCAATTATGACGGGGCCCCGCGCCGTGAGCATCATCTGCCCGCTGATCACGCCCACGTACCGCTCGCCCAGCTCCTCCCCGAGCGCCTTCACTGTGAGCTCCACCGCGCGTTTAGCCTCCTCCACCTCGCCCTCCTCTAGGAAGGGAAGAGGCGAGACCGTCCCCATGCCGCCGCACTCCGGCCCCACCCCGTACTCGTAGGCGTGTGGGTTGTCCTGGACAGGTGGGAAGAAGAACATGCTCTCCCCGTCGGTTAACGCCTGTACGGTAAACTCTACGCCCCAGACCGCCTCCTCCACCAACACGGCCGTGTCCACGTCTCTGTACCCCGCCAGCTGCTTCAAGACGTCCTCGGCGCCTCGTCTATACACCTCGTCGAAGTCGAGATACGCCGCGTCGCCGTATATCACCCTCACCCCCTTCCCGCCGGCCTGCCTAATCGGCTTTATGGCCACCGCCCCCACGGATCTGCTGAACCTGTAGGCCTCCTCCACGTCTTTAAACACCCCGTATATGAGCCTGCCGGGCACCCCGTATTTCCACTGCAGAGATCGGGCGAAGTCCTTACGCATCTCTATGATGGACAGCCTCCTCGAAGCTCCCAGCGTCCTAAAGCCCCTTTCGCGTAGGGCGTCGGACACGCCGGCGAATAGGGGCTCCTCAGGCCCTATGACGACGAGATCCGGCGAGGAGTCCTCAGCGGCTTTAACCACCGTGCCGGGGTCAGTGGGGCTGCCTAGGTAGAGCCTCCCGCCCGTCCGCCGGGCAACCTCCTCGATGCCCGGGTTCCTATGGCCCACCACGGCGTTTATCACAACGCCTGACCTCTCCAGCGCCCAGGCGATGGCGTGTTCCCTCGCCCCGTCGCCCACGATCAAAACCTTTTCCATGTCGGGGGGAAGGAGACAGTTTAAAAGTCTATTGAAAAAATACACGCAACAACGCCGCGGGGGGACCGTCTCTTGAAAACAAACGTTTAAAAACAGACGCCGCGTCTGGGCCATGGAGCTCGTATACGAGGGCAAGGCGAAGAGGGTCTACGCCGAGGGGGACATCCTCCTGTTGGAGTTTAAAGACGAGCTCACCGCCTTCGACGGCGCCAAGCGCGACTCAGCTCCGGGCAAGGGGGCCCTGGCGGCTAGCCTCTCCGCCCTGCTCTTCGCCTACCTAAGGGGGAGGGGGGTGGAGAGCCACTTCATCGGGCAACGGGGCCCCAACCTGCTTGAGGTGCGGAGGGCCCAGGCCCTCCCGCTAGAGGTCATAGTGAGGTTTAGGGCGTACGGCAGCTACCTCAAGAGGATGCCGCTGGTGGAGCCCCTCCGCCCGTTTAAAAAACCGCTGGTGGAGCTACACCTCAAAGACGACAGGTTGCACGACCCGCTGATCCTCCCCCAAGACGCCATAGAGGCGGGGCTCGTCGACGAGGCTGAGCTGGGCCAGATAACCGACGTGGCGGTGAGGGCGGGGGAGCTGCTGAGGGATCTCTACCGCAGAGCCGGATGCGACTTCATAGATGTGAAGTTCGAGTTCGGCCGCGTCGGCGGCCGCCTGGTGTTGATAGACGAGATCAGCGGAGACACCTTCAGAGTTCTATGCGGCGGTGAGCATCTGGACAAGGAGTACTACAGGAAGACGGGAGACGTGAGGGGGCTCCTCGAGCGGTATGGAAAGCTGCTGGAGTACACCAGGCTGGTTCTAGAGGCTCAGTAGCCTGGGCGAGGTGACTCGGGTCAACACCATATATGTCGTAATTATCAGGTTTTTCACTAGGCGGGCCCTCGTGGCTAGGCCCACCCCGCCTATGTTCGGGGTTAGGTAGGAGGCCTTCTCGGCCACCGAGTTCTCGTCTACGTCGAAGTACCACCTCTTGGTGGCCGGGTCCACCTTGCCCCCCACCCCCACCACCACAGCCCCCTCCTTTATCATATCCCCCGTCAGCCTCCAGGGGTTATCGCCGTAGAGCTCCGGCGGTCTGCCAACCGCCGAGATGACGATATCTGCCTTCCTGGTGTAGTAGGCTCTGTCTTTGGAGAGGGCGTGGAGGGTCGTCACGGTGGCGTCCATCTGCATAAGCATGATAGATAGGGGGAAGCCGACGAGAGTCCCCTTGCCCACCACCACCACGTCTCTCCCCCTCACCTCCACTTGGTACTGCCTAAACAGCTCGAGTATGCCGGCAGGTGTGCAGGGTAGTATATCCCTGTCTAGGTCGAAGCCGGCCACGAGCCTCTTCTTGTTCTCGGGGGTTAGCCCATCTACGTCCTTGATGGGGGACAGCCTCTCGAAGAGCCTCCCCTCGTCTATGTAGGGCGGAAGCGGCTTCTGTATCAACACGCCGGTTACGTCGTCCGCGTTGTTCAACCTCTCTATCAGCCTCAACGCGGCGGCCTCCCGCCTCTCCGGCGGCTCCTTATACAGCTCGTATATCTCGACCTCGCCGCCGATGGACCTCACGTCTTTCGCCTTAAGCGAGACGTACCTACGTTGCGTCTCAAGCTCAACGGGGTCGTCGTTGAGGAGCAAAACGGCGAGCTTCGGCGTTACGCCGAAGCGCTCAAGCTCTTCCACGTGTCGTCTAGCCCACTGGAGGGTCTCCGCGTGTAGCCTATCCCCCCTAATCCAGACAACCATGGGGACAGATCAAGTGCATCGGCTTGCCCGATTCCCTCCACTCCCTGAGCTGGTGCTCCACGTAAACCCTCTGCCTCTCCCTCCACTGGCGCATCCAGCCCTCCCCCGCCTTCAGCACAGCCCTGGCAACCTCCACCTCCTCCTCGACGTATCTCACGCGGCCGCCCTCCTCCGCCACCCGGGGTGCCTTGACCCTCTCGGTGCGCACCTCCAGCAGTCCGTCCGCCACCGCCTGCAAAACCCTCGAGTACAGCCTGTGTTCGTATATCAGCACCCTGTCCGCCAGAATAGACAGCTTCTGGTCGTAGGGGATGTCGAGACTGTATATATCGCCGATATACACCGGCCACTGATCCACGATGGGCCCCCCGTCTACGGACTCGTCCACCAGGTGGACCGTCGGCCCGGAGGTCTTCACCCCGGCCTTGTAGACCTCCATGTGTACCCTAACGCCGTGCATCCCCTTCCCCCCCGCGAAGGGCAACAGGGAGGGGTGTATGTTGAGTATCCTCCATCTGAACTGTTCGATGAAGGGCACGCCCAGTATGTAGTCGTAGCCCGCCAACACCACCAGATCTACACCGTATCTCTTGAGCACCTCCGCCATCTCCTGCTCCCGCCTAGATCTGGCCACCCCCCTGTGTTGGACATACACGGCCTCCACGCCGTATGCCTCCGCTATCTTCCTCACAGGCGCCTCCTGATCGCTGTATATCAGAACTGCCGGCTCAACCCCCCTCAAGACGCCCAGTTTGACGTGGTCGAAGATAGCCTTGGCGTTGGTCCCCCTCCACGAGGCCAAGATGCCTATCTTCACGCCGACAAGTTTAAACAGATATATAAAACTTAAGCCTGGGCAACGACGTGGCTACGTTTGTAGCTTTAATCATCTACTTAAACCTGGCGAGCTCCCTCTCGGCCCACTCCACGTCCACCTCCTGTGGGTAGACGCCGGTGAAGCAGCCGTAGCACACCGAGTCTCCCAGAACCTCTCTGAACTTCTCCATGGAGATGTACCGGAGGGTGTCCGCCCCCACGATCTGCCTAACCTCCTCCACCTCACGCCCCCACGCCACCAGCTCGCTCCTCCTCTGGAAGTCCATCCCGAAGAAGCAGGGCCATCTGATGGGTGGGGAGGCGATTCTGACGTGTACCTCGGCGGCGCCTGCCCTCTTGAGCATCCAAACGATAGCCCTGATGTTCGTCCCCCTTATGAGCGAGTCGTCCACTAGAAATATCCTCCTCCCCGCCACGTACTCCTTAACCACCTGGAACACCTCCTCGGCCTTTCTCTCGCCAGGCGGCTTTATGAAGAGCCTCCCCGAGAACCTGTTCTTCACCACGGCGTCTACCACCTCAAGCCCCAGAACCTCGGCGAAGCCGGCCGCGGCGTGGCGGGCGGTCTCGGGGACGTAGGCCACCGCGTCTGCCTTAACCTCCTCGCCCTCTGCAAGAGCCCTACCCAGGGCCCTCCTCACATCGGCCACAAGACGCCCCTCCAGCTTCGACGCCGGGTGGGCGAAGTAGACGTACTCAAGCGCGCAGAGCCTCGCGGGCTTCGGGTCGACCTTCCACGTAGATATCCTGCTACCGTAGAGGAGGGCCACCCCCGGCGCCAGCTCTATCCCGTCGCCAAGCGCCACGGTCTCCGAAGCCACCCGTGCCCCCGCCTGGTCGTAGCTGACAGCCAGCGGTCTGACGCCTCTGGGGTCTCTCACGGCTATTATCCCCCACGGCGTGAGCGCCACCGTGGAGGCCGCCCCCACGATTTTCCTATAGACCTCCTGCACCCCCTCCTCCACCCCCCGCTCCCATATCTCCCTAGCCAAGCTCCTAGCCAGCGCCTCCCCGTCGAACGACGCCGAGCTGTCCAGCTGCCTAAAGTTGACCACCGTGCCGTTGAAGGCCACCGCCAGCTCAAGATCTCTATACCTGGCGTAGACGGGCTGGAGAGATACGCCGTAGGGCCCAGAGGTGGAGTACCTGGTGTGTACCACGGCAGCAGGCGCGTCCTCCGGAGGCCTCCCCAGCTTCACCGCCCCGCCCTCTAGGTAGGCGTACCCGACCCCCTCGTGCCCCCTGTGTACAAGCCAGTTGGCCATCCTAAGGGCGGCGGCCCCCGCGCCCTTCCCCCAGACGGCGCCGATCCCGCACATATCTAGAGAAGCATCAGCCGCCTCAGCTCCTCCACCCTCCTCTTGTACAGGAGCGTGCCGCCGCACCTCACCTCGAACACGTCGCCGTGCGCCTCCCCCACGGCGACGCCCGGCCCCTCCTCGCCGGCCGCGACGAATCTTCCGTTGGACTCGCTGAAGAGGAGGAAATCCAACCTGCCGACGTCGGAGGGGGCCCTACAGACGTCTACAGTTGCCCCAACTCCGCTGTTTACGGCCATCTTAGCCAGCGCCGCCGCCAGCCCCCCCACGCCCACGTCTGTGGCCCCCGTCAGCCTCCCCAGCCAGCTCTGGACCACGTCGACTATCTTCCTCTCGGCGCCGTAGTCCACGGCGGGGGGCCTCCCGGCCACCACCCCATGCACCCTCTTGAGGTACTCGCTTCCCCCCACCTCCCCCCTTGTGACTCCCCAGACGAATATCCTATCGCCTTCGCGCCACATCGCTCTGTTGGCCTTAGACACGTCGTCTATTCTGCCCAACACTACAACGGCGACGGTGGGCTTCACCGGCCGGCCCATGTACTCGTTGTACAGGCTCACCTTCCCCCCCACTATCGGCACCTCCAGCTCGGCGGCCGCCTCCCTAAGGCCTTGCACGGCTTGGACGAACTGCCAGTAGACCCGCGGCCTCTCGGGGCTCCCCACGTTTATCGAGTCCACGGCGGCGAGCGGGACTCCGCCGACTACGGCGACGTTTCTATAGGCTTTTACAAAGGCGTTGGCGGCCCCCAGCCTCGGGTCGAGGAAGGTGTACCTCGGGTTGGCGTCCCCCTTCACCACCAGGCCCAGCTGCCCGCGTTGGTAGAGCTTCAACACGGCTGCGTCGCCCTCCCCGGGCTTCACCGCCGTTTTAACCCCCACGTCGAAGTCGAACCGCATATATATGGACTCCTTCTTCGCCACGTTGGGCGAGGAGAGGACTAGATCCAGCGCCTTCTCCAGAGGCGGCTCGGGGAGCTGGGGCAACTCCGGCGGTTGATAAGGCTCCTGAGGCCAGAGAACCTCCGGGGCCCCGTCTGCGAGAGAGATGGGGATGTCCACAACCCTCTCCCCCCTCCACATCACCCACACCCTCCCGCCCTCTACGAAGCGGCCGGGGATGGAGTAGGGCACCTCGTACCTCCTCAATGCCGCCTCGAGACAGGGCAGGTCCTGTGGGGAAACGACGAAGATGAGCCGCTCCTGGGTCTCGCTTATGAGCAACTCCTCGGGGGCGGCGGCCCTGTCTCGCACATGTAGCTTGTCTAGGTGGAACTCGATCCCCAGGGAAAACCAGCTGGACAGCTCGGCGAGAGCCGTGGCCAGCCCCCCGCCCCCCAGGTCCTTTATGAACTTTACACACCTCCCCGCCTCCCTCACCACGTCTATCAGCTTCTTCCCCATCAGGGGGTCCGCCACCTGGACAGCGCCGAGGTCCTCGCCCCCCTCCAGGGTCTTGCTGGCGAAGGCGGAGCCGCCGAGCCCGCTTCTGTCTGCCCCAAGTCCCGCCACCACGAGGTAGTCCCCGGGCGCCACGCCCCCCCTCGGCACGGCCTCCGCCTCAACCACCCCCACGCAGGTGGCGAGGACTATGGGGGTGTAGGTGAAATCCTCGTCGAACCACGTCTCGCCGCCCACCACGGGAACCCCAACCCTGTTGCCGTAGTCGGAGATGCCCTTCACCACGTTGGAGAATATCCACCTGGCGTGGGGATCCTCCGGAGGGCCGAAGTGTAGGTTGACGAGGAGGGCCACCGGCGTTGCCCCAACGGTTAGGATATCCCGGATTATCCCGCCGACGCCGGTAGCCGCCCCGTTGTAGGGATCCACCGCGCTGGGGTGGTTATGGGACTCTATCTTGAAGCTGACGTAGAGGCCGGGCGCCACCTCCACAAGAGGGGCGTCCGTCCCCCTCCCCCTGACCACCCACGGCGCGGAGCCTGGGAGCTCCCTGAGCCACCTCCTTGTGGATTTGTAGGAGCAGTGCTCAGACCAGTGGGAGGTGAAGAAGGCGAGCTCA
This genomic interval carries:
- a CDS encoding phosphoribosylaminoimidazolesuccinocarboxamide synthase, with amino-acid sequence MELVYEGKAKRVYAEGDILLLEFKDELTAFDGAKRDSAPGKGALAASLSALLFAYLRGRGVESHFIGQRGPNLLEVRRAQALPLEVIVRFRAYGSYLKRMPLVEPLRPFKKPLVELHLKDDRLHDPLILPQDAIEAGLVDEAELGQITDVAVRAGELLRDLYRRAGCDFIDVKFEFGRVGGRLVLIDEISGDTFRVLCGGEHLDKEYYRKTGDVRGLLERYGKLLEYTRLVLEAQ
- the purQ gene encoding phosphoribosylformylglycinamidine synthase I; amino-acid sequence: MHKVAVLKFPGTNGDYDVLRALELAGLRGEIVWYRDYAAGRYDAVVLAGGFSYGDYLRAGAIAAQTEAMEHLRRDAEGGTPVLGICNGFQILVETGLLPGALAPNEPPGFISRWIQVAVVDVKTPFTHLYEPGEVVYMPIAHGEGRYIPSGPYTQAFRYVENPNGSHDATAGVSKGNVLGLMPHPERAVDRDISRGGVGGLKLWLSLKSWLKG
- a CDS encoding amidophosphoribosyltransferase, which gives rise to MCGIGAVWGKGAGAAALRMANWLVHRGHEGVGYAYLEGGAVKLGRPPEDAPAAVVHTRYSTSGPYGVSLQPVYARYRDLELAVAFNGTVVNFRQLDSSASFDGEALARSLAREIWERGVEEGVQEVYRKIVGAASTVALTPWGIIAVRDPRGVRPLAVSYDQAGARVASETVALGDGIELAPGVALLYGSRISTWKVDPKPARLCALEYVYFAHPASKLEGRLVADVRRALGRALAEGEEVKADAVAYVPETARHAAAGFAEVLGLEVVDAVVKNRFSGRLFIKPPGERKAEEVFQVVKEYVAGRRIFLVDDSLIRGTNIRAIVWMLKRAGAAEVHVRIASPPIRWPCFFGMDFQRRSELVAWGREVEEVRQIVGADTLRYISMEKFREVLGDSVCYGCFTGVYPQEVDVEWAERELARFK
- the purN gene encoding phosphoribosylglycinamide formyltransferase; the encoded protein is MKIGILASWRGTNAKAIFDHVKLGVLRGVEPAVLIYSDQEAPVRKIAEAYGVEAVYVQHRGVARSRREQEMAEVLKRYGVDLVVLAGYDYILGVPFIEQFRWRILNIHPSLLPFAGGKGMHGVRVHMEVYKAGVKTSGPTVHLVDESVDGGPIVDQWPVYIGDIYSLDIPYDQKLSILADRVLIYEHRLYSRVLQAVADGLLEVRTERVKAPRVAEEGGRVRYVEEEVEVARAVLKAGEGWMRQWRERQRVYVEHQLREWRESGKPMHLICPHGCLD
- a CDS encoding phosphoribosylformylglycinamidine synthase subunit PurS, with product MRYLVYLNIAYKRGIRDPEGEAIQREIFERRGVSAEVRAGKCLIVAVEAATPEEAGERALKLAWDLRLGNPNVHVVEVVKVEHA
- a CDS encoding bifunctional 5,10-methylenetetrahydrofolate dehydrogenase/5,10-methenyltetrahydrofolate cyclohydrolase; this translates as MVVWIRGDRLHAETLQWARRHVEELERFGVTPKLAVLLLNDDPVELETQRRYVSLKAKDVRSIGGEVEIYELYKEPPERREAAALRLIERLNNADDVTGVLIQKPLPPYIDEGRLFERLSPIKDVDGLTPENKKRLVAGFDLDRDILPCTPAGILELFRQYQVEVRGRDVVVVGKGTLVGFPLSIMLMQMDATVTTLHALSKDRAYYTRKADIVISAVGRPPELYGDNPWRLTGDMIKEGAVVVGVGGKVDPATKRWYFDVDENSVAEKASYLTPNIGGVGLATRARLVKNLIITTYMVLTRVTSPRLLSL
- the purD gene encoding phosphoribosylamine--glycine ligase: MEKVLIVGDGAREHAIAWALERSGVVINAVVGHRNPGIEEVARRTGGRLYLGSPTDPGTVVKAAEDSSPDLVVIGPEEPLFAGVSDALRERGFRTLGASRRLSIIEMRKDFARSLQWKYGVPGRLIYGVFKDVEEAYRFSRSVGAVAIKPIRQAGGKGVRVIYGDAAYLDFDEVYRRGAEDVLKQLAGYRDVDTAVLVEEAVWGVEFTVQALTDGESMFFFPPVQDNPHAYEYGVGPECGGMGTVSPLPFLEEGEVEEAKRAVELTVKALGEELGERYVGVISGQMMLTARGPVIIEYYSRLGDPEALNALYLYGGDAYTLFSLAADGKLHKAERRFREEHTVVKALAPLGYPHRRDVARGRRIYVDWDVIKREGCLVFFSSVEERDGAYVTLGSRALEILAPGRTAEEAYQRSERCMSAVGGDGVYYRRDIGSPEYMSSMAAKAEKVRAVYRWRRERGLGGRVVVWEPGVGLREYKL
- the purL gene encoding phosphoribosylformylglycinamidine synthase subunit PurL, which translates into the protein MALTRQELELIRRGLGREPTAAELAFFTSHWSEHCSYKSTRRWLRELPGSAPWVVRGRGTDAPLVEVAPGLYVSFKIESHNHPSAVDPYNGAATGVGGIIRDILTVGATPVALLVNLHFGPPEDPHARWIFSNVVKGISDYGNRVGVPVVGGETWFDEDFTYTPIVLATCVGVVEAEAVPRGGVAPGDYLVVAGLGADRSGLGGSAFASKTLEGGEDLGAVQVADPLMGKKLIDVVREAGRCVKFIKDLGGGGLATALAELSSWFSLGIEFHLDKLHVRDRAAAPEELLISETQERLIFVVSPQDLPCLEAALRRYEVPYSIPGRFVEGGRVWVMWRGERVVDIPISLADGAPEVLWPQEPYQPPELPQLPEPPLEKALDLVLSSPNVAKKESIYMRFDFDVGVKTAVKPGEGDAAVLKLYQRGQLGLVVKGDANPRYTFLDPRLGAANAFVKAYRNVAVVGGVPLAAVDSINVGSPERPRVYWQFVQAVQGLREAAAELEVPIVGGKVSLYNEYMGRPVKPTVAVVVLGRIDDVSKANRAMWREGDRIFVWGVTRGEVGGSEYLKRVHGVVAGRPPAVDYGAERKIVDVVQSWLGRLTGATDVGVGGLAAALAKMAVNSGVGATVDVCRAPSDVGRLDFLLFSESNGRFVAAGEEGPGVAVGEAHGDVFEVRCGGTLLYKRRVEELRRLMLL